The following are encoded together in the Roseobacter denitrificans OCh 114 genome:
- the dmmC gene encoding dimethylamine monooxygenase subunit DmmC, which produces MTIQFNTETFRDDYSFRNSDWAIKRFPFPFHEDSYMYSVNMEQHRGGPKGSVYEMRFDVDEHYVSEMADRAIVLAEDPLRCQSLPHMTLAGWDTLELIMVSKSEDYPDLFELHRDGNRWRWINKPMDIDHTFTFLDETTLPCGPLEYITRQAQGDYAVLDQRDDMLYMDAGMVTTQADWSLDFDIGMDFFEWHAPVPLAHEMGIFKRALKFLLNIQQGAPARRLNWTMTVNPLLDTSPENYHKWGVQKTTLTPENIGSKQHLRVELQTFYRLPRSNALLFPIRCYLISFQDLVTIPKWGRRLHRVIRDLPEELATYKGFIDNRPLMLDYLSRYDDGLPTSPGVWPDLDTEPSLQK; this is translated from the coding sequence ATGACGATACAATTCAACACCGAAACGTTCCGCGACGACTATTCCTTCCGCAACTCGGACTGGGCGATCAAACGCTTCCCGTTTCCGTTCCACGAAGACAGCTATATGTATTCGGTCAACATGGAGCAGCATCGCGGCGGACCGAAGGGGTCGGTCTACGAAATGCGGTTCGATGTCGATGAGCACTATGTCTCGGAGATGGCAGACCGCGCCATTGTGCTGGCGGAGGATCCGCTGCGGTGCCAGTCGCTGCCGCATATGACGCTGGCGGGCTGGGACACGCTGGAGCTGATCATGGTCAGTAAATCAGAGGATTACCCCGACCTGTTCGAGTTGCACCGCGACGGTAATCGCTGGCGCTGGATCAACAAGCCAATGGACATTGATCACACCTTTACATTCCTGGATGAGACCACGCTTCCCTGCGGGCCGCTGGAATACATCACCCGTCAGGCACAGGGCGATTACGCCGTGCTCGATCAGCGCGATGACATGCTTTACATGGACGCCGGCATGGTAACGACGCAGGCGGACTGGAGCCTCGATTTCGACATCGGCATGGATTTTTTCGAATGGCACGCGCCGGTGCCGCTGGCGCATGAAATGGGTATTTTCAAGCGCGCGTTGAAATTCCTGCTCAACATCCAGCAGGGCGCGCCCGCCCGGCGGCTGAACTGGACGATGACGGTAAACCCCCTGCTCGATACAAGCCCAGAGAACTATCACAAATGGGGTGTGCAAAAGACGACGCTGACGCCGGAAAACATCGGTTCCAAACAGCATTTGCGGGTGGAGTTGCAAACCTTCTACCGTTTGCCGCGGTCCAATGCGCTGCTGTTCCCGATCCGCTGTTACCTGATCTCGTTTCAGGATCTGGTGACGATCCCGAAATGGGGCCGCCGTCTGCACCGCGTCATCCGCGACCTGCCCGAGGAACTGGCGACCTACAAGGGCTTCATCGACAACCGTCCGTTGATGCTGGACTATCTCAGCCGGTATGACGACGGTTTGCCGACATCGCCCGGCGTCTGGCCGGACCTCGACACCGAGCCGTCCTTGCAAAAGTAG
- a CDS encoding helix-turn-helix domain-containing protein, which translates to MNVDSTKTMTKLIQDPHGVREEREKVLEVAIGREVRAYRKQKGMTVAELSRLTDLSIGMLSKIENGNTSPSLTTLQALANALSVPLTAFFKGFEEHREAVHTKAGEGLEIERAGTRAGHHYDLLGHIGSNNSGVIVEPYLITLNTEADTFQTFQHEGIEMIYMLEGKVGYMHGNAHYTLEAGDTLFFDADAPHGPEDLIELPARYLSVICYPQRS; encoded by the coding sequence ATGAACGTAGACAGTACCAAGACCATGACAAAACTGATCCAGGACCCACATGGCGTTCGCGAAGAACGCGAGAAAGTGCTTGAGGTTGCAATCGGGCGTGAGGTTCGGGCGTATCGCAAGCAAAAGGGCATGACCGTGGCCGAATTGTCCCGTCTGACGGATCTGTCTATCGGCATGTTGTCAAAAATCGAAAACGGCAATACGTCCCCGTCGCTGACCACGTTGCAGGCGTTGGCCAATGCCCTGTCGGTGCCGCTCACCGCCTTTTTCAAAGGGTTCGAGGAACATCGCGAGGCTGTGCATACCAAGGCCGGGGAGGGTCTTGAGATTGAACGTGCGGGCACCCGTGCGGGGCATCACTATGACCTTTTGGGCCATATCGGGTCGAATAATTCCGGTGTGATCGTGGAACCCTATCTCATCACGCTCAATACCGAAGCGGATACGTTCCAGACATTCCAGCATGAGGGGATCGAAATGATCTACATGCTGGAAGGCAAGGTGGGTTACATGCATGGGAACGCGCATTATACGCTCGAAGCGGGGGATACGCTCTTTTTCGACGCGGATGCCCCCCACGGTCCCGAAGACCTGATCGAATTGCCCGCGCGTTACCTGTCGGTGATCTGCTACCCGCAGAGAAGCTGA
- a CDS encoding GlxA family transcriptional regulator: MACLTSVIEPLRAANEISGATAFTWELIAEQPGPVASSAGIPFGPQSLLADVDAPDYLLLLSAPSVRFADQRTPAHLRRLARHGCTLGAISGGVFPLVRSGAVEGARLSVHWCYEAAFAAEFPDMLQSDEVIETSDRCVTASGAAAAFDLALGFIDTALGPNVATEVACWFQHPMMRKIGVKQSVPAHLTDSIQNDLSPLVSDAIRIFAEDLSNPVSVAGVAKALNVSPRHLERSFKKAAGQNPTTYFRWLRMQAARQIVLYTNDAISDVAAAVGYASTKHFIRHYRAEYGLSPQEDRKRINLYRTEGNRPVPSV; the protein is encoded by the coding sequence ATGGCCTGCCTAACCTCGGTAATCGAGCCTTTGCGCGCGGCGAACGAGATATCTGGAGCGACCGCCTTCACCTGGGAACTGATTGCGGAACAACCGGGCCCGGTGGCGTCCAGCGCGGGTATCCCTTTCGGGCCACAGAGTCTTTTGGCGGACGTGGATGCCCCGGACTACCTGCTCCTGCTTTCTGCGCCCTCTGTGCGTTTTGCCGACCAGCGCACACCTGCGCATCTGCGGCGACTGGCACGCCATGGCTGTACCCTCGGCGCCATCAGCGGCGGTGTGTTTCCACTGGTGCGCAGCGGCGCGGTCGAGGGCGCGCGCCTGTCCGTCCATTGGTGCTATGAGGCTGCATTCGCGGCGGAATTTCCCGACATGTTGCAAAGTGACGAGGTGATCGAGACATCGGATCGCTGCGTAACGGCGTCGGGCGCCGCCGCCGCCTTCGATCTTGCCCTTGGCTTTATCGACACGGCCCTTGGGCCGAATGTTGCAACTGAGGTCGCATGCTGGTTCCAGCACCCGATGATGCGCAAGATCGGCGTCAAACAATCGGTGCCGGCGCATTTGACCGACAGCATTCAGAACGACCTGTCCCCCCTTGTGTCGGACGCCATCCGCATCTTTGCCGAAGACCTGTCAAACCCGGTATCGGTCGCAGGCGTGGCCAAAGCCCTGAATGTGTCGCCCCGGCATCTGGAACGCAGTTTCAAGAAAGCGGCGGGACAGAACCCGACGACCTATTTCCGATGGTTGCGGATGCAGGCGGCGCGACAGATCGTGCTTTATACCAATGACGCCATCTCCGATGTGGCGGCTGCGGTCGGATATGCGAGCACCAAACACTTCATCCGTCACTACCGTGCTGAATATGGCCTGAGCCCGCAGGAAGACCGCAAGCGGATCAACCTCTATCGCACAGAAGGCAATCGCCCTGTGCCGTCGGTCTGA
- a CDS encoding sarcosine oxidase subunit gamma, translating into MHDLIPITPLGGQAPRVDTVGAVTVTEVTDRALASVAARMGAEKAAGETLSKTIGAQAPAPSRLAGDTLSAFWTGPDQWMIEAPIDTHEDLAKQLVAAFGSTASATEQTDAWCRFDLSGPHLPQVMEILCPVDTHIWRGGEATRTSIDHLGCFLLCRDPQTFSVIGPRSSAGSLHHALLTACRAAL; encoded by the coding sequence GTGCATGATCTGATACCCATTACGCCTTTGGGCGGACAGGCACCGCGCGTCGATACCGTTGGCGCTGTCACGGTCACGGAAGTGACGGATCGCGCGCTTGCGTCGGTTGCGGCCCGGATGGGCGCGGAAAAGGCAGCAGGCGAAACCCTGTCCAAGACCATCGGGGCACAAGCCCCCGCGCCGTCACGGCTTGCGGGCGATACCCTGTCCGCCTTCTGGACCGGTCCCGACCAGTGGATGATCGAGGCCCCCATCGACACGCATGAAGACCTTGCAAAACAGCTGGTTGCGGCATTCGGCAGCACAGCCAGCGCCACCGAACAGACCGATGCATGGTGCCGTTTCGACCTGAGTGGGCCGCACTTGCCGCAGGTCATGGAAATCCTGTGCCCCGTTGATACGCATATCTGGCGCGGGGGGGAGGCGACGCGCACCAGCATCGACCATCTGGGCTGTTTCCTGCTCTGCCGCGATCCGCAGACGTTCTCTGTCATCGGGCCGCGCAGTTCGGCCGGGTCGCTGCATCATGCGCTTTTGACCGCCTGTCGCGCCGCCCTTTGA